A genomic segment from Streptomyces sp. NBC_00654 encodes:
- a CDS encoding helix-turn-helix domain-containing protein codes for MGAELLGPELAQADDVVLAWEGEDVVAVRLPQLSDSLDRILAAMERRHGMPLAELDRRTKQSVVRALEARGAFSVRHGVETVAGALGVSRFTVYNYLNRENAAKGE; via the coding sequence ATGGGCGCCGAACTGCTGGGCCCCGAGCTGGCGCAGGCGGACGATGTGGTGCTCGCGTGGGAGGGGGAGGACGTCGTCGCCGTACGGCTGCCGCAGCTCTCCGACTCGCTGGACCGCATTCTCGCCGCGATGGAACGACGGCACGGGATGCCGCTCGCCGAGCTGGACCGCCGGACGAAGCAGTCCGTCGTCCGGGCCCTGGAGGCGCGCGGAGCCTTCTCCGTACGGCATGGAGTGGAGACCGTGGCGGGTGCCCTGGGGGTCAGCCGCTTCACCGTCTACAACTACTTGAATAGGGAAAATGCCGCCAAGGGTGAGTAG
- a CDS encoding GNAT family N-acetyltransferase yields the protein MRIRLARGSDLPLLQDIERAAGEPFRTLGMASIADDDPPPLDVLDGYRRAGRCWVATDALPAADDRPAGYLIADPVDGAFHIEQVSVDPAAARRGVGRALIGHLASWAAERRPTALTLTTFTDVPWNAPYYTRIGFRTLGESELTDGLRRIRAEEAEHGLDRWPRVCMRREP from the coding sequence ATGCGTATCCGCCTCGCCAGAGGTTCCGACCTCCCCCTGCTCCAGGACATCGAACGTGCCGCGGGCGAACCCTTCCGCACCCTCGGCATGGCATCCATCGCCGATGACGACCCGCCACCGCTCGACGTCCTGGACGGATACCGCCGCGCCGGCCGCTGCTGGGTCGCCACCGACGCCCTCCCGGCGGCCGACGACCGTCCGGCCGGGTATCTGATCGCCGACCCCGTCGACGGCGCGTTCCACATCGAACAGGTCTCGGTCGATCCGGCGGCCGCCCGCCGGGGCGTCGGCCGCGCGCTCATCGGACACCTCGCCTCCTGGGCGGCCGAGCGGCGGCCGACGGCCCTCACCCTGACCACGTTCACCGACGTCCCGTGGAACGCCCCGTACTACACGCGCATCGGTTTCCGGACACTCGGGGAGAGCGAACTCACCGACGGCCTGCGCAGGATCAGGGCGGAGGAGGCGGAGCACGGCCTGGACCGCTGGCCACGGGTCTGCATGCGCCGCGAACCCTGA
- the pucL gene encoding factor-independent urate hydroxylase has product MPTILGQNQYGKAENRVVRITRDGDTHHIKDLNVSVALSGDMDDVHYSGSNAHVLPTDTTKNTVYAFAKKHGIESAEQFGIHLARHFLTSQEPIKVARIRIEEYSWERIATSDANSRFIGADEVKHSFVRKGQETRTTQITYDGENWQIISGLKDLTVMNSTNSEFWGYVKDQYTTLKEAHDRILATEVSAKWRYNWTSDEQRMPNWEKSYEQARKHMLHAFAETYSLSLQQTLYQMGSRVINSRSEIDEIRFSLPNKHHFLVDLEPFGLKNDNEVYYAADRPYGLIEATVLRDGVEPQIPVDMTNL; this is encoded by the coding sequence ATGCCCACGATTCTCGGCCAGAACCAGTACGGCAAAGCGGAGAACCGCGTCGTCAGGATCACGCGGGACGGCGACACCCACCACATCAAGGACCTGAACGTCTCGGTCGCGCTCTCCGGCGACATGGACGATGTGCACTACTCCGGCTCCAACGCCCATGTCCTGCCGACCGACACCACGAAGAACACGGTGTACGCGTTCGCCAAGAAGCACGGCATAGAGTCCGCCGAACAGTTCGGCATCCATCTCGCCCGGCACTTCCTCACCTCGCAGGAGCCGATCAAGGTCGCCCGGATCAGGATCGAGGAGTACTCCTGGGAGCGCATAGCGACCTCTGACGCCAACTCCAGGTTCATCGGCGCCGACGAGGTCAAGCACTCCTTCGTCCGCAAGGGACAGGAGACCCGCACCACCCAGATCACCTACGACGGCGAGAACTGGCAGATCATCTCGGGGCTCAAGGACCTCACCGTGATGAACTCGACCAACTCCGAGTTCTGGGGCTACGTCAAGGACCAGTACACGACGCTCAAGGAGGCGCACGACCGCATCCTCGCGACCGAGGTGTCCGCCAAGTGGCGGTACAACTGGACCAGCGACGAACAGCGGATGCCGAACTGGGAGAAGTCCTACGAGCAGGCGCGCAAGCACATGCTCCACGCCTTCGCCGAGACGTACTCCCTCTCGCTCCAGCAGACCCTGTACCAGATGGGTTCGCGCGTCATCAACAGCCGCAGCGAGATCGACGAGATCCGCTTCTCGCTGCCCAACAAGCACCACTTCCTGGTGGACCTGGAGCCGTTCGGCCTCAAGAACGACAACGAGGTCTATTACGCGGCGGACCGGCCGTACGGCCTGATCGAGGCCACCGTGCTCCGGGACGGCGTCGAGCCGCAGATCCCGGTCGACATGACCAACCTCTGA
- a CDS encoding AMP-binding protein: MNEPSYAHGTGTTALLGDTIGRNLDRAIEAHGAREALVDVESGRRWTYAEFGADVEELARALMASGVAKGDRVGIWAVNCPEWVLVQYATARIGAVMVNINPAYRAHELEFVLNQAGISLLVASLAHRTSDYRGLVDEVRGNCPALRAVHYIGDPSWDALVSAAPSISSGQLAVREAELSCDDPINIQYTSGTTGFPKGATLSHHNILNNGYFVGEQIAYTEQDRVCLPVPFYHCFGMVMGNLGITSHGACIVIPGPSFEAAAVLTAVQQERCTSLYGVPTMFIAELNLPGFASYDLSSLRTGIMAGSPCPVEVMKRVVAEMHMDEVSICYGMTETSPVSTQTRRDDDLERRTGTVGRVLPHIEVKVVDPVSGVTLPRGEAGELRTRGYSVMLGYWEQPDRTAEVIDEGRWMHTGDLAVMRGDGYVQIVGRIKDMIIRGGENVYPREIEEFLYGHPKIADVQVVGVPDERYGEEILACVIPRDPADPPTLEEVDAYCREQLAHYKVPRALRILDSFPMTVSGKVRKIELRETYGR; this comes from the coding sequence ATGAACGAACCGTCCTACGCGCACGGCACCGGCACCACCGCCCTGCTCGGCGACACCATCGGCCGCAACCTCGACCGGGCGATCGAGGCGCACGGCGCGCGCGAGGCACTGGTCGACGTGGAGTCCGGCCGGCGCTGGACGTACGCCGAATTCGGCGCCGATGTCGAGGAGCTGGCCCGCGCGCTGATGGCATCCGGGGTGGCCAAGGGCGACCGGGTCGGGATCTGGGCCGTCAACTGCCCGGAATGGGTGCTCGTGCAGTACGCGACGGCCCGCATCGGCGCCGTCATGGTCAACATCAACCCCGCCTACCGGGCGCACGAGCTGGAGTTCGTCCTCAACCAGGCCGGCATCTCCCTGCTCGTCGCCTCGCTCGCCCACCGCACCAGCGACTACCGCGGGCTCGTCGACGAGGTACGCGGCAACTGCCCGGCCCTGCGCGCCGTCCACTACATCGGCGATCCCTCCTGGGACGCGCTCGTGTCCGCCGCGCCGTCCATATCCTCCGGTCAGCTCGCCGTGCGGGAAGCGGAGTTGTCCTGCGACGACCCGATCAACATCCAGTACACCTCGGGCACGACCGGCTTCCCGAAGGGCGCGACGCTCTCCCACCACAACATCCTCAACAACGGGTACTTCGTCGGGGAGCAGATCGCCTACACCGAACAGGACCGGGTCTGTCTGCCGGTGCCCTTCTACCACTGCTTCGGCATGGTGATGGGCAATCTCGGCATCACCTCGCACGGCGCCTGCATCGTGATCCCGGGCCCCTCCTTCGAGGCCGCCGCGGTCCTCACGGCGGTCCAGCAGGAGCGCTGCACCTCGCTCTACGGCGTCCCCACGATGTTCATCGCCGAGCTGAACCTGCCCGGCTTCGCCTCGTACGACCTCTCCTCGCTGCGCACCGGGATCATGGCCGGGTCCCCCTGCCCGGTCGAGGTGATGAAGCGGGTCGTCGCCGAGATGCACATGGACGAGGTGTCCATCTGCTACGGGATGACCGAGACGTCCCCGGTCTCCACCCAGACCCGCCGCGACGACGATCTGGAGCGCCGCACCGGCACGGTCGGGCGGGTGCTGCCGCACATCGAGGTCAAGGTGGTCGACCCGGTGAGCGGGGTGACCCTGCCGCGCGGTGAGGCGGGTGAGCTGCGCACCCGGGGCTACAGCGTGATGCTCGGCTACTGGGAGCAGCCCGACCGGACGGCCGAGGTGATCGACGAGGGCCGCTGGATGCACACCGGGGATCTCGCGGTGATGCGCGGGGACGGCTATGTCCAGATCGTCGGCCGGATCAAGGACATGATCATCCGGGGCGGCGAGAACGTCTATCCGCGGGAGATCGAGGAGTTCCTCTACGGTCATCCGAAGATCGCCGACGTCCAGGTGGTGGGGGTGCCGGACGAGCGGTACGGCGAGGAGATCCTGGCCTGCGTCATCCCCCGCGACCCGGCCGATCCGCCGACGCTGGAGGAGGTGGACGCGTACTGCCGCGAGCAGTTGGCGCACTACAAGGTCCCGCGGGCACTCAGGATCCTGGACTCCTTCCCGATGACGGTCAGCGGGAAGGTGCGGAAGATCGAACTGCGCGAGACCTACGGCCGCTGA
- a CDS encoding catalase encodes MAKRVLTTESGAPVADNQNSATAGVGGPILLQDQHLLEKLARFNRERIPERVVHARGSGAYGYFEVTDDVTGFTRAAFLSEVGRRTETFIRFSTVADSLGGADAVRDPRGFALKFYTDEGNYDLVGNNTPVFFIKDPVKLPDFIHSQKRDPFTGRQEPDNVWDFWAHAPEATHQVTWLMGDRGIPASYRHMNGYGSHTYQWTNAQGEAFFVKYHFKTNQGVRSLSADQAAELAGKDASSHQTDLLQAIERGVNPSWTLYVQVMPAAEAAGYRFNPFDLTKVWPHSDYPLQRVGRLVLDRNPDNVFAEVEQAAFSPNNFVPGIGPSPDKMLQGRLFAYADAHRYRLGVNHTQLPVNAPKAATADNYGRDGLMATRNGSRHDKNYEPNSYDGPAQTGGALAAPLAVHGWTGTHEAPAHTKDDDFFQAGELFRLMSEDEKGRLVANIAGGLSQVTRDDVIEKNLAHFHAADADYGRRVEEAVRALRED; translated from the coding sequence ATGGCTAAGCGTGTGCTCACGACCGAGTCAGGCGCCCCGGTCGCCGACAACCAGAACTCCGCCACCGCCGGCGTCGGTGGGCCGATCCTCCTCCAGGACCAGCACCTCCTGGAGAAGCTCGCCCGCTTCAACCGTGAGCGCATCCCGGAGCGCGTGGTGCACGCCCGCGGTTCCGGCGCCTACGGCTACTTCGAGGTGACCGACGACGTCACCGGCTTCACCCGCGCCGCCTTCCTCTCCGAAGTGGGCCGCCGCACCGAGACGTTCATACGGTTCTCCACGGTGGCCGACTCCCTGGGCGGCGCCGACGCCGTCCGCGACCCGCGCGGCTTCGCCCTCAAGTTCTATACGGACGAGGGCAATTACGACCTGGTCGGCAACAACACCCCGGTGTTCTTCATCAAGGACCCGGTCAAGTTACCCGACTTCATCCACTCGCAGAAGCGCGACCCGTTCACCGGCAGGCAGGAGCCGGACAACGTCTGGGACTTCTGGGCGCACGCCCCCGAGGCCACGCACCAGGTCACCTGGCTGATGGGCGACCGCGGCATCCCCGCCTCGTACCGCCATATGAACGGCTACGGCTCGCACACCTACCAGTGGACGAACGCCCAGGGCGAAGCCTTCTTCGTCAAGTACCACTTCAAGACGAACCAGGGGGTGCGCTCCCTCTCCGCCGACCAGGCCGCCGAACTGGCCGGCAAGGACGCCAGTTCGCACCAGACGGATCTGCTCCAGGCCATCGAGCGCGGCGTCAACCCGTCCTGGACGCTGTACGTGCAGGTCATGCCGGCCGCCGAGGCCGCCGGATACCGCTTCAACCCGTTCGACCTGACCAAGGTCTGGCCGCACAGCGACTACCCGCTCCAGCGGGTGGGCCGGCTCGTCCTGGACCGCAACCCGGACAATGTCTTCGCCGAGGTCGAGCAGGCCGCGTTCTCCCCGAACAACTTCGTGCCCGGCATCGGCCCCTCCCCCGACAAGATGCTCCAGGGCCGGCTGTTCGCCTACGCGGACGCCCACCGCTACCGGCTGGGCGTCAACCACACCCAGCTCCCGGTCAACGCCCCCAAGGCCGCCACCGCGGACAACTACGGCCGCGACGGCCTGATGGCCACCCGCAACGGCTCGCGCCACGACAAGAACTACGAGCCCAACTCGTACGACGGTCCCGCGCAGACCGGAGGGGCACTCGCCGCCCCGCTCGCCGTCCACGGCTGGACCGGCACCCACGAGGCGCCCGCCCACACCAAGGACGACGACTTCTTCCAGGCGGGCGAGCTGTTCCGGCTGATGTCCGAGGACGAGAAGGGCCGGCTGGTCGCCAACATCGCCGGGGGCCTCTCGCAGGTCACCCGCGACGATGTGATCGAGAAGAACCTCGCCCACTTCCACGCCGCCGACGCCGACTACGGCCGGCGCGTGGAGGAGGCGGTCCGCGCCCTGCGCGAGGACTGA
- the uraD gene encoding 2-oxo-4-hydroxy-4-carboxy-5-ureidoimidazoline decarboxylase, giving the protein MTSSSTPGLARFNTLADNEAIAALHEVCASAAWGRAILSRRPYATADALLAASDAATAQLTAADLAEAMAGHPPIGRPKPGDPTSSREQRGMAGASEELKTEMLELNLAYQERFGHVFLICATGATGEQMRDALKTRTGNPPEREREIVRTELGKINRIRLTRLVQDS; this is encoded by the coding sequence GTGACTTCGAGCTCCACACCGGGCCTCGCCCGGTTCAACACCCTGGCGGACAACGAGGCCATCGCCGCGCTGCACGAGGTCTGTGCCAGTGCGGCCTGGGGGAGGGCCATCCTCTCCCGGCGCCCGTACGCCACGGCCGACGCCCTTCTCGCCGCGAGCGACGCCGCCACGGCCCAGCTCACCGCGGCGGATCTGGCCGAGGCGATGGCCGGTCACCCGCCGATCGGCCGCCCGAAGCCCGGGGACCCGACCTCCTCCCGTGAACAGCGGGGGATGGCCGGTGCCTCCGAGGAGCTCAAGACCGAGATGCTCGAACTGAACCTGGCCTACCAGGAGCGCTTCGGACATGTCTTCCTGATCTGCGCCACCGGCGCCACCGGTGAGCAGATGCGCGACGCGCTGAAGACCCGGACCGGGAACCCTCCCGAGCGGGAGCGCGAGATCGTGCGCACCGAACTGGGCAAGATCAACCGCATCCGGCTGACCCGCCTCGTACAGGACTCCTGA
- the uraH gene encoding hydroxyisourate hydrolase, which yields MSTDTTASVSTHILDTSIGRPAGAVTVSLAARGGTGTEYVTLGASATDADGRCKDLPALPEGTTHVRLVFDTGSYFSQKQAEAQQDAPRVRDSGAFFPEVAIAFAVEPGEHYHVPLLLNPFGYSVYRGS from the coding sequence TTGAGCACCGATACCACCGCATCGGTGTCCACGCATATCCTGGACACCAGCATCGGCCGCCCCGCCGGGGCCGTCACCGTCTCCCTCGCCGCCCGCGGCGGCACCGGAACGGAGTATGTGACGCTCGGCGCGTCCGCGACCGATGCGGACGGGCGCTGCAAGGACCTGCCGGCACTGCCGGAGGGCACCACCCATGTACGGCTCGTCTTCGACACCGGGTCGTACTTTTCCCAGAAGCAAGCCGAGGCGCAGCAGGACGCCCCCCGCGTAAGGGACAGCGGTGCGTTCTTCCCGGAGGTGGCGATCGCGTTCGCCGTCGAACCGGGCGAGCATTATCACGTACCGCTGCTGCTCAACCCGTTCGGCTACTCCGTTTACCGAGGGAGCTAG
- a CDS encoding lactonase family protein, protein MNHTATTRRSLLGALLAGAALSAVPAAPTRAAAAGSLPAAVPPADPRTTRPLLLGTYTSEQGGGTGVGTATYDTTTGALATGPVISGVDNPSYLAAHPSGTTVYAVDEQQQGGVTAIALAPDGAHRVLGTRGTGGAGPTHLSVHPTGKWLLSANYTSGSVAVHPIAGDGSLGERTDLVAHTSPPPGPGRSGPHAHQILTSPDGGHVLAVDLGNDTVYTYRLDTAAGTLTEVSRAALKPGAGPRHVTFHPGGHFAYLACELDNTTVVCGYDPATGTLTPGAGQSTGTGPGTSYPAQLLVTADGAFAYLANRGHNSLTRYAVERDGAALRLLDTVPVRGDFPRQIAFSPDGALLFAANQRSSTVTVFRVDRADGTLSAAGEPVSAPVAVCVLPL, encoded by the coding sequence ATGAATCACACCGCCACGACCCGCCGCAGCCTTCTCGGAGCCCTGCTGGCGGGTGCCGCCCTGTCCGCAGTCCCCGCGGCGCCCACCCGTGCCGCGGCGGCCGGCTCCCTGCCCGCGGCCGTCCCGCCGGCCGACCCGCGCACCACCCGGCCGCTCCTCCTGGGGACGTACACCTCGGAGCAGGGCGGCGGCACCGGGGTCGGCACCGCCACGTACGACACCACCACCGGGGCCCTCGCCACGGGGCCCGTGATCAGCGGCGTCGACAACCCCTCGTACCTCGCCGCGCACCCCTCCGGCACCACCGTCTACGCCGTCGACGAGCAGCAGCAGGGCGGTGTGACGGCGATCGCCCTGGCGCCGGACGGGGCCCACCGGGTGCTCGGCACCCGCGGCACCGGCGGCGCCGGTCCCACCCATCTGTCCGTGCACCCCACGGGAAAGTGGCTGCTCAGCGCGAACTACACCTCGGGCAGTGTCGCGGTGCACCCCATCGCCGGTGACGGCTCGCTGGGTGAACGCACGGACCTCGTCGCACACACCTCACCGCCGCCCGGACCGGGCCGGAGCGGGCCGCACGCCCACCAGATCCTCACCTCGCCCGACGGCGGCCATGTCCTCGCCGTCGATCTGGGCAACGACACCGTGTACACCTACCGGCTGGACACGGCCGCCGGCACCCTGACCGAGGTCTCCCGCGCGGCGCTGAAGCCGGGGGCGGGGCCGCGGCATGTCACATTTCACCCCGGCGGTCACTTCGCCTACCTGGCCTGCGAGCTGGACAACACCACCGTCGTCTGCGGGTACGACCCCGCCACCGGCACCCTGACACCCGGAGCCGGCCAGTCCACCGGAACCGGCCCCGGTACCAGCTATCCCGCCCAACTGCTCGTGACCGCCGACGGCGCCTTCGCCTATCTGGCCAACCGGGGGCACAACAGCCTCACCCGTTACGCGGTCGAGCGGGACGGCGCGGCGCTCCGGCTGCTGGACACCGTGCCGGTCCGCGGCGACTTCCCCCGCCAGATCGCCTTCTCCCCGGACGGTGCCCTGCTCTTCGCCGCCAATCAGCGCTCGTCCACCGTCACCGTCTTCCGGGTGGACCGGGCCGACGGCACGCTGAGCGCCGCGGGTGAACCGGTGAGCGCCCCGGTGGCCGTCTGCGTGCTGCCGCTCTGA
- a CDS encoding 2-hydroxy-3-oxopropionate reductase: MSNNLPKVAWIGLGIMGSPMSENLIRAGYDVTGYTLEQDKIDRLVAAGGKGASSIADAVADADVVVTMVPASPQVEAIAYGPEGILENARRGALLIDMSSITPQTSVDLAGNARDKGIRVLDAPVSGGEAGAVEAVLSIMVGGERADFDAAGPLLEALGRTIVLCGPHGSGQTVKAANQLIVAVNIQACAEAVVFLEKSGVDLAAALDVLNGGLAGSTVLTRKKDNFLKRDFAPGFRIDLHHKDMGIVTDAARDVGAALPVGTVVAQLVASLRAQGDGGLDHSALLRSVERLSGAQV, translated from the coding sequence ATGAGCAACAACCTCCCCAAGGTTGCGTGGATCGGGCTCGGCATCATGGGCTCCCCCATGTCCGAGAACCTGATCAGGGCCGGCTACGACGTCACCGGATACACCCTGGAGCAGGACAAGATCGACCGCCTGGTCGCGGCCGGCGGCAAGGGCGCCTCCTCGATCGCCGACGCGGTCGCGGACGCCGATGTCGTCGTCACGATGGTGCCCGCCTCCCCGCAGGTCGAGGCCATCGCGTACGGCCCCGAGGGCATCCTGGAGAACGCCAGGCGCGGCGCGCTGCTGATCGACATGTCCTCGATCACCCCGCAGACCTCCGTGGACCTCGCCGGCAATGCCCGGGACAAGGGCATCCGCGTACTGGACGCCCCGGTGTCGGGCGGCGAGGCCGGCGCCGTCGAGGCCGTTCTGTCCATCATGGTGGGCGGCGAGCGGGCCGACTTCGACGCGGCCGGGCCGCTGCTCGAAGCGCTCGGCAGGACGATCGTCCTCTGCGGCCCGCACGGCTCCGGCCAGACGGTGAAGGCCGCCAACCAGCTGATCGTCGCGGTCAACATCCAGGCGTGCGCCGAGGCCGTGGTCTTCCTGGAGAAGTCCGGGGTCGACCTCGCCGCCGCGCTCGACGTCCTCAACGGTGGACTGGCCGGTTCGACCGTGCTGACCCGTAAGAAGGACAACTTCCTCAAGCGCGACTTCGCGCCGGGCTTCCGGATCGATCTGCACCACAAGGACATGGGCATCGTCACGGACGCCGCCCGCGATGTCGGTGCCGCGCTGCCCGTCGGCACCGTCGTGGCCCAACTGGTCGCCTCCCTGCGCGCGCAGGGTGACGGCGGGCTGGACCACTCGGCCCTGCTGCGCTCCGTCGAGCGCCTCTCCGGCGCGCAGGTCTGA
- a CDS encoding TIM barrel protein: MGYPDQRFDVNLSILFTELPLLERPAAAAAAGFTAVELWWPWTETPTPPQAELDALKKALDDAGTQLVGLNFYAGQLPGPDRGALSVPGPESDRFRANIEVAAAFAASVGCRALNALYGNRVDGVEPAVQDELALENLVMAARAAGRIGAVLLIETLNAPESPRYPLVSAPAGIGIVDRVNAATGLGNAKFLLDLYHLSMNGEDLSQVIKAYAAKTGHVQIADNPGRGAPGTGSLPLERLLDELTEAGYAGWVGLEYKPGDRPSAESFAWLPR; this comes from the coding sequence ATGGGATACCCGGACCAGCGCTTCGATGTGAACCTTTCGATCCTCTTCACGGAGCTCCCGCTCCTGGAGCGCCCCGCGGCGGCTGCCGCGGCGGGCTTCACCGCGGTCGAGCTGTGGTGGCCCTGGACCGAGACCCCCACCCCGCCGCAGGCGGAGCTCGACGCGCTCAAGAAGGCGCTCGACGACGCCGGCACCCAGCTGGTGGGGCTGAACTTCTACGCCGGACAGCTGCCCGGCCCCGACCGCGGCGCGCTCTCCGTGCCCGGCCCGGAGTCGGACCGCTTCCGCGCCAACATCGAGGTGGCGGCCGCTTTCGCCGCCTCGGTCGGCTGCAGGGCCCTCAACGCGCTGTACGGCAACCGGGTCGACGGCGTGGAGCCGGCCGTGCAGGACGAACTCGCCCTGGAGAACCTGGTGATGGCCGCGCGGGCCGCCGGCCGGATCGGGGCGGTCCTGCTGATCGAGACCCTGAACGCGCCGGAGTCGCCGCGCTACCCGCTGGTGAGCGCACCGGCCGGGATCGGGATCGTCGACAGGGTCAACGCGGCGACGGGCCTGGGGAACGCGAAGTTCCTGCTGGACCTCTACCACCTGTCGATGAACGGCGAGGACCTGAGCCAGGTGATCAAGGCGTACGCCGCGAAGACCGGCCACGTCCAGATCGCCGACAACCCGGGACGCGGCGCGCCGGGCACCGGCTCGCTGCCGCTGGAGCGGCTCCTGGACGAGCTGACCGAGGCCGGCTACGCGGGCTGGGTCGGCCTGGAGTACAAGCCGGGCGACCGGCCGAGCGCCGAGTCCTTCGCGTGGCTCCCCCGGTAG
- the gcl gene encoding glyoxylate carboligase: protein MPRMTAARAAVEILKREGVRHAFGVPGAAINPFYAALKASGGVHHTLARHVEGASHMAEGYTRAGAGNIGVCIGTSGPAGTDMITGLYSAIADSIPILCVTGQAPTAVLHKEDFQAVDIASIAGPVTKAATTVLEAAQVPGVFQQAFHLMRTGRPGPVLIDLPIDVQLTEIEFDPDLYEPLPVHRPAASRRQIERAVEMLNASERPLLVAGGGIINADASALLVEFAELTGVPVVPTLMGWGVLADDHELNAGMVGLQTSHRYGNANFLESDFVLGIGNRWANRHTGRLDVYTRGRTFVHVDIEPTQLGKIFAPDLGIASDAGAALKLFVEVAQELKAAGRLKDRSAWAASTQERKATLQRRTHFDDVPLKPQRVYEEMNRAFGPETRYVTTIGLSQIAGAQMLHVFKPRHWINCGQAGPLGWTIPAALGVATADPDGSVVALSGDYDFQFMLEELAVGAQHRIPYVHVLVNNSYLGLIRQAQRTFDIDFQVNLEFENLNSPELGVYGVDHVKVVEGLGCKAIRVTEPDRLLPAFEEAKKLAAEFRVPVVVEAILERVTNIAMSGTDIASVNEFEDIATEPAHAPTAIRPLAVS, encoded by the coding sequence ATGCCTCGTATGACCGCTGCCCGAGCGGCAGTTGAGATCCTCAAGCGCGAAGGTGTCCGTCACGCGTTCGGTGTGCCGGGTGCGGCGATCAACCCGTTCTACGCGGCCCTCAAGGCGTCCGGCGGGGTTCACCACACCCTGGCCCGGCACGTCGAGGGCGCGTCCCACATGGCGGAGGGGTACACCCGCGCCGGGGCGGGGAACATCGGCGTCTGCATCGGTACGTCGGGCCCGGCGGGCACGGACATGATCACCGGTCTGTACTCCGCCATCGCCGACTCCATCCCGATCCTCTGCGTCACCGGCCAGGCCCCGACCGCGGTCCTGCACAAGGAGGACTTCCAGGCCGTCGACATCGCGTCCATCGCCGGGCCGGTCACCAAGGCGGCGACCACGGTGCTGGAGGCCGCCCAGGTCCCCGGTGTCTTCCAGCAGGCCTTCCACCTGATGCGCACCGGCCGGCCGGGCCCGGTCCTCATCGACCTGCCGATCGATGTGCAGCTCACCGAGATCGAGTTCGACCCCGATCTGTACGAGCCCCTGCCGGTCCACCGGCCCGCCGCGTCCCGCAGGCAGATCGAGCGGGCCGTCGAGATGCTGAACGCCTCCGAGCGCCCGCTGCTCGTCGCGGGCGGCGGCATCATCAACGCCGACGCCTCCGCGCTGCTGGTGGAGTTCGCCGAGCTGACCGGCGTCCCGGTCGTCCCCACCCTGATGGGCTGGGGCGTCCTCGCCGACGACCACGAGCTGAACGCCGGCATGGTGGGCCTGCAGACCTCGCACCGCTACGGCAACGCGAACTTCCTGGAGTCCGACTTCGTCCTCGGCATCGGCAACCGCTGGGCCAACCGCCACACCGGCAGGCTGGACGTCTACACCCGGGGCCGTACGTTCGTCCACGTCGACATCGAGCCCACCCAGCTCGGCAAGATCTTCGCCCCCGATCTCGGCATCGCCTCCGACGCCGGGGCCGCGCTGAAGCTCTTCGTCGAGGTGGCACAGGAACTGAAGGCGGCGGGCCGGCTCAAGGACCGCTCGGCCTGGGCCGCCTCCACACAGGAGCGCAAGGCCACGCTCCAGCGCCGGACCCACTTCGACGACGTGCCGCTCAAGCCGCAGCGCGTGTACGAGGAGATGAACCGGGCGTTCGGGCCCGAGACCCGCTACGTCACCACCATCGGGCTCTCCCAGATCGCCGGCGCGCAGATGCTGCACGTCTTCAAGCCGCGCCACTGGATCAACTGCGGCCAGGCGGGCCCGCTCGGCTGGACGATCCCGGCGGCGCTGGGTGTGGCCACCGCGGACCCGGACGGCTCGGTGGTCGCGCTCTCCGGTGACTACGACTTCCAGTTCATGCTGGAGGAACTGGCCGTGGGCGCGCAGCACCGCATCCCGTACGTCCATGTCCTGGTCAACAACTCCTACCTGGGGCTCATCCGTCAGGCCCAGCGCACCTTCGACATCGACTTCCAGGTCAACCTGGAGTTCGAGAACCTCAACTCGCCGGAGCTCGGCGTCTACGGCGTCGACCACGTCAAGGTCGTCGAGGGCCTCGGCTGCAAGGCGATCCGGGTCACCGAGCCGGACCGGCTGCTGCCGGCCTTCGAGGAGGCGAAGAAGCTCGCCGCGGAGTTCCGGGTGCCGGTGGTCGTCGAGGCGATCCTGGAGCGTGTCACGAACATCGCGATGAGCGGCACCGACATCGCCTCGGTCAACGAGTTCGAGGACATCGCGACGGAGCCGGCCCACGCGCCCACCGCGATCCGTCCCCTCGCGGTGTCCTGA